A single region of the Polymorphum gilvum SL003B-26A1 genome encodes:
- a CDS encoding ABC transporter permease encodes MTRTADGCDAGNVTPVRPERQIASDIGRRLCRDATLPWLGTLSFILFVEAVTRTDIVPQQFFPAPTIMFVTLAKQFVLPSFWLALWDTLWTWGVSLVIAGVLGIALGIAMGASRTVYYALRLVVEFLRPVPSVALIPAVILVIGISYESKIFLAAFAAFWPILIQSVYGMHDVEPLALDTARSFGFRPLQRLVLISLPLALPYVATGIRIGSAVALIIVVTMEIVIGVPGIGKIILEARQGANVERAYALILATGLLGWGLNTGLARIEAQLLFWHPSFRKEHA; translated from the coding sequence ATGACCAGGACTGCGGATGGTTGCGACGCCGGAAATGTGACACCGGTCCGGCCGGAACGGCAGATCGCCAGCGACATCGGGCGCCGGCTGTGCCGCGACGCGACCCTGCCGTGGCTCGGCACGCTCTCCTTCATCCTGTTCGTCGAAGCGGTGACCCGCACCGACATCGTGCCGCAGCAGTTCTTTCCGGCGCCGACCATCATGTTCGTCACGCTCGCGAAGCAGTTCGTCCTGCCGAGCTTCTGGCTGGCCTTGTGGGACACGCTGTGGACCTGGGGCGTCAGCCTGGTCATCGCCGGCGTCCTCGGCATTGCGCTCGGCATCGCCATGGGCGCATCGCGAACGGTCTACTACGCGCTGCGCCTGGTGGTCGAGTTCCTGCGGCCGGTGCCCTCGGTGGCCCTGATTCCGGCAGTGATTCTGGTCATCGGCATCAGTTACGAAAGCAAGATCTTCCTCGCCGCCTTCGCCGCCTTCTGGCCGATCCTGATCCAGAGCGTCTACGGCATGCACGACGTCGAGCCGCTGGCACTGGATACGGCGCGGTCCTTCGGTTTCCGCCCGCTGCAGCGGCTGGTGCTGATCTCGCTGCCGTTGGCCCTGCCCTATGTCGCGACGGGCATCCGCATCGGCTCGGCGGTGGCCCTGATCATCGTCGTCACCATGGAGATCGTCATCGGCGTTCCCGGCATCGGCAAGATCATCCTGGAGGCCCGCCAGGGCGCCAACGTGGAACGCGCCTATGCGCTGATCCTGGCCACAGGCCTGCTCGGCTGGGGACTGAACACCGGTCTCGCCCGCATCGAGGCCCAGCTCCTGTTCTGGCATCCCTCCTTTCGCAAGGAGCACGCATGA